The following are encoded together in the Myxococcus guangdongensis genome:
- a CDS encoding MBL fold metallo-hydrolase, translated as MLFRQLFDSESSTYTYLLADLTTREAVLIDPVLEQVERDTRLMEELGLKLVVVMETHVHADHVTGAGQLRERLGARVMASAKGAPCVDRQLAHGDVVRVGQLELRVLETPGHTDDSLSFLCDGRLFTGDALLVRGTGRTDFQNGDPGQLYDSITRELFVLPDATEVFPAHDYAGFTSSSVGEEKRHNPRLAGRTRDDFVHFMKSRQIPPPRKLDVAVPANRACGLTAPTDSDSPSA; from the coding sequence ATGCTCTTCCGGCAGCTCTTCGACTCGGAGTCCTCGACCTATACCTACCTGTTGGCGGACCTGACGACGCGGGAGGCGGTGCTCATCGACCCCGTGCTGGAGCAGGTGGAGCGGGACACCCGGCTGATGGAGGAGCTGGGGTTGAAGCTGGTGGTGGTGATGGAGACGCACGTGCACGCGGACCACGTCACCGGCGCCGGGCAGCTGCGCGAGCGTTTGGGCGCCCGGGTGATGGCTTCGGCGAAGGGTGCGCCCTGCGTCGACCGGCAGCTCGCGCATGGCGACGTGGTGCGCGTGGGCCAGCTGGAGCTGCGCGTGCTGGAGACGCCGGGCCACACCGACGACAGCCTGAGCTTCCTGTGCGACGGCCGACTCTTCACGGGGGACGCGCTGCTGGTGCGCGGCACGGGCCGCACGGACTTCCAGAATGGAGACCCGGGGCAGCTCTACGACTCCATCACCCGCGAGCTGTTCGTCCTGCCCGACGCGACGGAGGTGTTCCCCGCCCATGACTACGCGGGCTTCACGTCGTCCTCGGTGGGCGAGGAGAAGCGACACAACCCGCGCCTGGCGGGCAGGACGCGTGACGACTTCGTGCACTTCATGAAGTCGCGGCAGATTCCTCCGCCGCGCAAGCTGGACGTGGCCGTGCCAGCCAATCGCGCCTGCGGCCTCACCGCGCCGACAGATTCGGATTCACCCTCCGCGTGA
- a CDS encoding PTS sugar transporter subunit IIA, which translates to MLRWTDFLEVDAVRLSLEARERVGVVHELAGLMAARARVPAKELTEHLLARERLGSTAMTGGVAVPHCRLIGVPRIVTCVGIHQEGLDFGEANGGRVRVFVGMVSPPDPAGLHLNVLARIGALLRNTRLREALLTAPSASALRALLVCVEDAHVSQRSEAAVARW; encoded by the coding sequence ATGTTGCGGTGGACGGATTTCCTGGAGGTCGACGCTGTCCGCCTGTCGTTGGAGGCGCGGGAGCGGGTGGGTGTGGTGCACGAGCTGGCGGGGCTGATGGCGGCGCGCGCGCGGGTGCCCGCGAAGGAGCTGACGGAGCACCTGCTGGCGCGCGAGCGACTCGGTTCGACGGCGATGACGGGGGGCGTGGCGGTGCCGCACTGCCGGCTCATCGGCGTGCCGCGCATCGTCACGTGCGTGGGGATTCACCAGGAGGGGCTCGACTTCGGCGAGGCCAACGGCGGGCGCGTGCGGGTCTTCGTGGGGATGGTGTCGCCGCCGGACCCCGCGGGTCTGCACCTCAACGTGCTCGCGCGCATCGGCGCGCTCCTGCGCAACACGAGGCTGCGTGAGGCGCTGCTCACCGCGCCGTCTGCCTCGGCCCTGCGTGCCCTGCTGGTCTGCGTGGAGGACGCGCACGTGAGCCAGCGCTCCGAGGCCGCCGTGGCGCGGTGGTGA
- a CDS encoding methyl-accepting chemotaxis protein: protein MRLRLKQKVMLSPVAAAVLLAVLVVVALAGGPTWLVVVLALLSLGTTAGLAWWLHRDLAEPLTRLSEVARRIAHDGDLSQPLELGRQDEVGELSRSLQVMADRLRDVPATLKSVVEELSSAATRLTQASQDQVNFLTNQSRSLTEASTTIAEIAQTSSMAASRAEMVLKVAAQADQFSTSGQHSIEQSAEGMQQIRERVGALVGSIAHLSDQAVHAGEIISSVKDLADQSNVLALNAAIEAARAGEEGRGFAVVAREMRALSGQSLQSTQRIGKILLEINQAIRQTTSIAEGDSEKMEQNIEQVLASANSLKEITTVVQESSQAARQIVASVTQQNAGIAQMTEVMTQLSSMMADVVTSTMTAEEAVTQINATLGRLESLSTSFRA from the coding sequence GTGCGCTTGAGGCTGAAGCAGAAGGTGATGCTGTCCCCGGTGGCCGCGGCGGTGCTCCTCGCCGTCCTCGTCGTGGTGGCGCTGGCGGGCGGTCCCACGTGGCTGGTCGTCGTGCTGGCGCTCCTGTCGCTGGGGACGACGGCGGGGCTCGCGTGGTGGCTGCACCGTGACCTGGCCGAGCCCCTGACGCGGCTGTCCGAGGTGGCGCGGCGCATCGCGCACGACGGCGACTTGTCGCAGCCGCTGGAGCTGGGGCGGCAGGACGAGGTGGGCGAGCTGAGCCGCAGCCTGCAGGTGATGGCGGACCGGCTGCGCGACGTGCCGGCGACGCTGAAGTCCGTGGTGGAGGAGCTGTCCTCGGCGGCGACGCGGCTGACGCAGGCGAGCCAGGACCAGGTGAACTTCCTGACGAACCAGTCGCGCAGCCTCACCGAGGCGAGCACCACCATCGCCGAAATCGCGCAGACCTCCAGCATGGCGGCGAGCCGCGCGGAGATGGTGTTGAAGGTGGCCGCGCAGGCGGACCAGTTCAGCACCTCCGGGCAGCACTCCATCGAGCAGAGCGCGGAGGGCATGCAGCAGATTCGCGAGCGCGTGGGCGCGCTGGTGGGCAGCATCGCGCACCTGAGCGACCAGGCGGTGCACGCCGGCGAAATCATCAGCAGCGTGAAGGACCTGGCGGACCAGTCCAACGTGCTCGCGCTCAACGCCGCCATCGAGGCCGCGCGCGCGGGCGAGGAGGGCCGGGGCTTCGCGGTGGTGGCGCGGGAGATGCGCGCGCTCAGCGGACAGTCGCTCCAGAGCACCCAGCGCATCGGGAAGATTCTGCTCGAAATCAACCAGGCCATCCGCCAGACGACCTCCATCGCGGAGGGCGACAGCGAGAAGATGGAGCAGAACATCGAGCAGGTGCTGGCCTCGGCGAACTCGCTGAAGGAAATCACCACCGTGGTGCAGGAGAGCAGTCAGGCCGCGCGCCAGATTGTCGCCTCCGTCACCCAGCAGAACGCGGGCATCGCGCAGATGACCGAGGTGATGACGCAGCTGTCCTCGATGATGGCGGACGTGGTGACCTCCACCATGACGGCCGAGGAGGCCGTGACTCAAATCAACGCCACCCTGGGGCGGCTCGAGTCGCTGTCCACGTCGTTCCGCGCTTAA
- a CDS encoding PTS sugar transporter subunit IIA: MWRWSEFLEVEAIRPALEARERVGVLHELAGLMSPGSGVAPRQLAVHLLAREQLGPTSMEGGVAVPHCRHARARRIATCLGIHRGGLAFGEPEDGLVRIYVGLVSPPDTAGLHLNVLSRIATLLRDVHVRDALMAAPSAAAIHALLVRAEEEHLPQRGEVARAAY; the protein is encoded by the coding sequence ATGTGGAGGTGGTCGGAGTTCCTGGAGGTCGAGGCCATCCGTCCCGCGCTGGAGGCGAGGGAGCGGGTGGGGGTGCTGCACGAGCTGGCGGGGTTGATGTCGCCCGGCTCCGGGGTGGCCCCTCGGCAGCTCGCCGTGCACCTGCTCGCGCGCGAGCAGCTCGGCCCGACGTCGATGGAGGGCGGCGTGGCGGTGCCGCATTGTCGACATGCGCGCGCCAGACGCATCGCCACCTGCCTGGGCATCCACCGGGGTGGGCTGGCCTTCGGTGAGCCCGAGGATGGGCTGGTGCGGATTTACGTGGGCCTGGTGTCGCCGCCGGACACGGCGGGCCTGCACCTCAACGTGCTCTCGCGCATCGCCACGCTGCTGCGGGACGTGCACGTGCGTGACGCGCTGATGGCCGCGCCGTCCGCGGCGGCGATTCACGCGCTGCTCGTTCGCGCGGAGGAGGAGCATCTGCCCCAGCGCGGCGAGGTCGCCCGGGCGGCGTATTGA
- a CDS encoding sulfite exporter TauE/SafE family protein codes for MMWAVGMAGALLVGVLLGLLGGGGSILTVPLLVYVLGVEPRTAIAMSLVVVGVTSASGALLHARAGRVKWRTALLFGTGGMAGAFLGGKLNPLLSPTLLLLCFAGVMVAASVAMLLRSEAPTPTTSSPVTADTRGTSRVTSEPPGASEPRIPGPLDRPARSTRLESGSSVSVARVVVQGVGVGILSGLVGAGGGFLIVPALTLVGLSTPMATATSLVVIALQCAAGLVGHLGHIELPWRLTSEVLAIALMGSMLGGRFAGRVAPGVLRRGFALFVLATATFLLLAQLPPTVHTYLGQRLSNAGAWPWLILTTTVGLSTLVVRKHLRTVRQRTTVRGL; via the coding sequence ATGATGTGGGCCGTGGGGATGGCGGGCGCGTTGCTCGTCGGGGTGTTGTTGGGGTTGTTGGGAGGTGGGGGCTCCATCCTCACGGTGCCGCTCCTGGTGTACGTGCTGGGGGTGGAGCCGCGCACGGCCATCGCCATGTCCCTGGTGGTGGTGGGCGTCACGAGCGCGAGCGGTGCGCTGCTGCACGCGCGAGCGGGCCGGGTGAAATGGCGCACGGCGCTCCTGTTCGGAACGGGAGGGATGGCGGGTGCGTTCCTGGGTGGGAAGCTCAACCCGCTCCTGTCGCCCACGCTGTTGCTGCTGTGCTTCGCGGGGGTGATGGTCGCGGCCTCGGTCGCCATGTTGCTGCGCTCGGAGGCACCGACGCCGACGACGAGCAGCCCCGTCACGGCCGACACGCGGGGCACTTCACGAGTCACGTCCGAGCCGCCTGGCGCAAGCGAGCCACGCATCCCGGGCCCCCTCGACAGGCCCGCGCGGTCCACCCGCCTCGAGAGCGGTTCCTCCGTCTCCGTGGCGCGCGTGGTGGTGCAGGGAGTGGGCGTGGGAATCCTCTCGGGACTCGTGGGCGCGGGAGGCGGCTTCCTCATCGTCCCCGCCCTGACACTGGTGGGGCTGTCCACGCCGATGGCCACCGCCACCTCGCTGGTGGTCATCGCGCTCCAATGCGCCGCGGGCCTCGTCGGACACCTGGGACACATCGAGCTCCCCTGGCGCCTCACGAGCGAGGTGCTCGCCATCGCCCTCATGGGAAGCATGCTCGGAGGCCGGTTCGCCGGACGCGTGGCCCCCGGAGTCCTGCGCCGAGGCTTCGCCCTCTTCGTGCTCGCCACCGCGACGTTCCTGCTCCTGGCTCAGCTTCCGCCCACCGTGCACACGTACCTGGGGCAACGACTGTCCAACGCGGGAGCCTGGCCCTGGCTCATCCTGACGACCACCGTGGGGCTCTCCACCCTCGTCGTGCGCAAGCACCTGCGCACGGTCCGACAGCGCACCACGGTCCGAGGTCTCTGA
- a CDS encoding formate--tetrahydrofolate ligase has product MKLRPIAEVGAELGLSPDDVHPWGTNRAKVSLGALGKQGGKQGRLVLVSAINPTPPGEGKTTMSVALAMGLRRRGRRAVAALREPSLGPVFGVKGGGTGGGQASLEPAADINLHFTGDLHAITSANNLLAALVDNAVYYGQPVAIDSTRVRWRRALDMNDRFLRNVIVGLGGKAHGVPREGAFDITAASEVMAILALAENLEDLEERLGRVVVGHSPDGKPVRARDVDAAAAMVALLKDALMPNLVQTREGGPALVHAGPFGNIAHGCSSVVGTRMGLAYADEVVTEAGFGFDLGAEKFLDIKCRSTGLWPRGVVLVATLRALKYHGGTPLPRVAEPDGAALARGFDHLDKHLESVRAFGLPAVICVNRFPQDTQEELDALRAFGRERGVEMAVCDGFTRGGEGSLELADRVLAMLDGTDASPPTPRFLYDVKQSPEEKVRAIARTVYGADDVAFTASARKDLDTVRELGGAELPVCMAKTHLSLSDDATKQGRPRGFTLTVREVRLSAGAGFMVALTGDILTMPGLPREPAARRITVHEDGRITGLMQGE; this is encoded by the coding sequence ATGAAGCTGAGACCCATCGCAGAAGTGGGCGCCGAGCTGGGCCTGTCCCCCGACGACGTGCATCCCTGGGGCACCAACCGCGCCAAGGTTTCCCTCGGCGCGCTCGGCAAGCAGGGCGGAAAGCAAGGCCGCCTCGTGCTCGTCTCCGCCATCAACCCCACGCCTCCGGGCGAGGGCAAGACGACCATGTCCGTGGCGCTGGCCATGGGCCTGCGCAGGCGAGGACGCCGCGCCGTGGCCGCGCTGCGCGAACCGTCCCTCGGCCCCGTCTTCGGCGTGAAGGGCGGAGGCACCGGCGGCGGACAGGCCAGCCTGGAGCCCGCGGCGGACATCAACCTGCACTTCACCGGCGACTTGCACGCCATCACCAGCGCCAACAACCTGCTCGCCGCGCTGGTGGACAACGCCGTGTACTACGGCCAGCCGGTGGCCATCGACTCGACGCGGGTGCGCTGGCGGCGCGCGCTCGACATGAACGACCGCTTCCTGCGCAACGTCATCGTGGGTCTCGGCGGCAAGGCGCACGGCGTGCCGCGCGAGGGTGCGTTCGACATCACCGCCGCCAGCGAGGTCATGGCCATCCTCGCCCTGGCCGAGAACCTCGAGGACCTGGAGGAGCGCCTGGGCCGCGTCGTCGTCGGCCACTCGCCGGACGGCAAGCCCGTGCGCGCGCGGGACGTGGACGCGGCGGCGGCCATGGTCGCCCTGCTCAAGGACGCGCTGATGCCCAACCTCGTCCAGACGCGCGAGGGCGGACCGGCGCTCGTGCACGCGGGCCCCTTCGGCAACATCGCCCACGGGTGCAGCTCCGTGGTGGGCACGCGCATGGGCCTCGCGTACGCGGATGAAGTCGTCACGGAGGCGGGCTTCGGCTTCGACCTGGGCGCGGAGAAGTTCCTCGACATCAAGTGCCGGAGCACGGGCCTGTGGCCGCGCGGCGTCGTCCTCGTGGCCACGCTGCGCGCGCTCAAGTACCACGGCGGCACCCCGCTCCCCCGCGTCGCGGAGCCGGACGGCGCGGCGCTCGCGCGCGGCTTCGACCACCTGGACAAGCACCTCGAATCGGTGCGCGCCTTCGGCCTGCCCGCGGTCATCTGCGTCAACCGCTTCCCCCAGGACACGCAGGAGGAGCTCGACGCCCTGCGCGCCTTCGGCCGGGAGCGCGGCGTGGAGATGGCGGTGTGTGACGGCTTCACGCGCGGCGGCGAGGGCTCGCTGGAGCTGGCGGACCGCGTGCTCGCGATGCTCGACGGCACGGACGCGTCTCCGCCCACGCCGCGCTTCCTCTACGACGTGAAGCAGTCCCCCGAGGAGAAGGTCCGCGCGATTGCTCGCACCGTGTACGGCGCGGACGACGTGGCCTTCACCGCCTCCGCGCGCAAGGACCTCGACACCGTGCGCGAGCTGGGCGGCGCGGAGCTGCCGGTGTGCATGGCCAAGACGCACCTGTCGCTCTCGGACGACGCGACGAAGCAGGGCCGGCCGCGCGGCTTCACGCTCACCGTGCGCGAGGTGCGCCTGTCCGCGGGCGCGGGCTTCATGGTGGCGCTCACCGGCGACATCCTCACCATGCCGGGCCTGCCTCGCGAGCCCGCCGCCCGCCGCATCACCGTCCACGAGGACGGCCGCATCACCGGGCTCATGCAGGGCGAGTAG
- a CDS encoding rhodanese-like domain-containing protein translates to MSHLYDSAHPRPEGYRDVDVQQLAAGRSPGLHLVDVREPAELDGLLGHIEGVHPAPLATVREAAALWPRDTEVLLICRSGARSARAATQLVQMGFTRVMNLGGGMLAWNTRALPVVRLTTEPLPSLGQVRDMLRARLTGMRVPAVESLSPEPSREDLSAVLDALQAEPPKERKDAAAFEKTLREVRDLLAVARTGGSRP, encoded by the coding sequence TTGAGTCACCTCTACGACAGCGCCCATCCCCGGCCCGAGGGTTATCGCGACGTGGACGTCCAACAGCTCGCGGCCGGGCGGTCCCCGGGGCTGCACCTGGTGGACGTGCGCGAGCCCGCCGAGCTGGATGGGCTTCTGGGCCACATCGAAGGCGTGCATCCGGCGCCGCTCGCCACGGTGCGCGAGGCAGCGGCGCTGTGGCCACGGGACACGGAGGTGCTGCTCATCTGTCGCTCGGGTGCGAGGTCCGCGAGAGCGGCCACGCAGTTGGTCCAGATGGGGTTCACGCGGGTGATGAACCTGGGTGGCGGGATGCTCGCATGGAACACACGAGCGCTGCCGGTGGTGCGTCTGACCACGGAGCCGCTCCCGAGCCTCGGCCAGGTACGCGACATGCTGCGCGCAAGGCTCACGGGGATGCGCGTGCCCGCGGTGGAGTCCCTGTCACCGGAGCCCTCGCGCGAGGACCTGAGCGCGGTGCTGGATGCACTCCAGGCGGAGCCGCCGAAGGAGCGCAAAGACGCGGCGGCGTTCGAGAAGACGCTGCGCGAGGTCCGGGACCTGCTCGCGGTCGCGAGGACTGGAGGCAGTCGTCCATGA
- a CDS encoding sigma-54 interaction domain-containing protein, with amino-acid sequence MPTSRTPQRPPRLALSALDALAGAVLLVDAERRIAGATSALESQLGAPMREGTPLAELLSLQGGAERLDTLLTTGRETTAKLRAGGTVRVRAMALGKVGWALTFRQDASPAALDGTEVFHGLWTQDADLRRVFRIVEKVARTESSVLVRGESGTGKEHIAHALHELSPRGKGPFRAINCAALPPSLLESELFGHVRGAFTGAVRDSPGHFRLAHGGSLFLDEVAELPLDLQAKMLRVLETRTVIPVGGRAPVPVDVRIIAATHRALRREVEAGRFRADLMYRLRVVPIFLPTLRERRGDILPLALRFLDELHQRGTRRVERIAPGARKLLESHGWPGNVRELRNVMEYAYVIGEGPVLREVDLPPEFSEAKALSSAATGTTTGATLDEEQVRAALTRAGGNRSEAARLLGVSRVTLWRRLRALGEAAR; translated from the coding sequence ATGCCCACGTCCCGCACTCCCCAGCGTCCGCCCCGGCTCGCCTTGTCCGCGCTCGACGCACTCGCGGGCGCCGTGCTCCTGGTGGACGCGGAGCGCCGCATCGCGGGCGCGACCTCCGCGCTGGAGTCCCAACTCGGCGCCCCCATGCGCGAGGGCACACCCCTCGCGGAGCTCCTCTCCCTCCAGGGTGGCGCCGAGCGCCTGGACACGCTGCTCACCACGGGACGCGAGACGACGGCGAAGCTCCGCGCCGGAGGCACCGTCAGGGTCCGCGCGATGGCGCTCGGCAAGGTCGGCTGGGCGCTCACCTTCCGCCAGGACGCCTCCCCTGCCGCCCTCGACGGCACCGAGGTCTTCCACGGCCTGTGGACCCAGGACGCGGACCTCCGTCGAGTCTTCCGCATCGTCGAGAAGGTCGCTCGCACCGAATCGAGCGTGCTCGTGCGAGGCGAGTCCGGCACGGGCAAGGAGCACATCGCGCACGCCCTGCACGAGCTCTCGCCGCGAGGCAAGGGCCCCTTCCGCGCCATCAACTGCGCGGCCCTCCCGCCCAGCCTCCTGGAGAGCGAGCTGTTCGGCCACGTCCGCGGAGCCTTCACCGGCGCGGTGCGAGACAGCCCCGGACACTTCCGGCTCGCGCACGGTGGCTCGCTCTTCCTCGACGAAGTCGCGGAGCTCCCCTTGGACCTCCAGGCGAAAATGCTGCGCGTCCTGGAGACGCGCACCGTCATCCCCGTGGGAGGCCGAGCCCCCGTCCCGGTGGACGTGCGCATCATCGCCGCCACCCACCGCGCACTGCGTCGAGAGGTCGAAGCCGGCCGCTTCCGCGCGGACCTCATGTACCGCCTGCGCGTGGTCCCCATCTTCCTCCCCACGCTGAGAGAACGTCGGGGCGACATTCTTCCGCTCGCACTGCGCTTCCTCGACGAACTGCACCAGCGAGGGACGCGGCGCGTGGAGCGAATCGCGCCCGGCGCGCGCAAGCTCCTCGAGTCCCACGGATGGCCGGGCAACGTGCGCGAGCTGCGCAACGTCATGGAGTACGCCTACGTCATCGGCGAGGGCCCGGTGCTGCGCGAGGTGGACCTGCCCCCCGAGTTCTCCGAGGCGAAGGCCCTCTCCTCCGCGGCCACCGGGACGACGACGGGAGCCACGCTCGACGAGGAACAGGTGCGCGCGGCCCTCACCCGAGCGGGCGGCAATCGCTCCGAGGCCGCGCGCCTGCTCGGCGTCAGTCGCGTGACACTCTGGCGCCGCCTGCGGGCCTTGGGCGAAGCTGCGCGGTGA
- a CDS encoding saccharopine dehydrogenase family protein, which yields MTTTSTTSPRWLLYGASGYTGRLIAEEAVRRGHRPVLSGRSREKLAPLAELLGLEVRPASLDDPRQLAAAMEGLPLVLHAAGPFVHTSEPMRLACLAAGTHYLDITGEIPVFEGSFRHDADAKSRGVSFMSGVGFDVVPTDCLARYVGEQVPGATELDIAIAAVSQASPGTTKSALLQIPEGGSVRRNGRLEPYPMGHGARRVRFSDRERSVMPIPWGDLSTAFHTTGIPNITTYMAFPANGARALRWTHPILRRALKLGPVRDGLMKLVDARVKGPGADLRTSGRSYVWAQARAPDGRLAQAWLEVCEGYLFTARSSVLAVEELLAQPTPGALTPAGAFGADFVLRVEGSRRFDAL from the coding sequence GTGACGACGACCTCGACCACCTCGCCTCGCTGGCTCTTGTACGGTGCCTCCGGCTACACCGGCCGCCTCATCGCGGAGGAGGCCGTGCGCCGTGGCCACCGCCCCGTGCTGTCCGGCCGCTCCCGCGAGAAGCTCGCGCCCCTGGCGGAGCTGCTGGGCCTGGAGGTCCGCCCCGCGTCGCTCGACGACCCGCGCCAGCTGGCCGCCGCCATGGAGGGGCTGCCGCTCGTGCTCCACGCCGCGGGCCCCTTCGTCCACACCAGCGAGCCCATGCGCCTGGCGTGTCTCGCCGCCGGCACCCACTACCTGGACATCACCGGCGAGATTCCCGTCTTCGAGGGCTCCTTCCGCCACGACGCCGACGCCAAATCCCGCGGCGTCTCCTTCATGTCCGGCGTCGGTTTCGACGTGGTCCCCACCGACTGTCTGGCCCGCTATGTCGGCGAGCAGGTCCCCGGCGCCACCGAACTCGACATCGCCATCGCCGCCGTCTCCCAGGCCAGCCCCGGCACCACCAAGTCCGCCCTCCTCCAAATCCCCGAGGGCGGCAGCGTCCGCCGCAACGGCCGGCTCGAGCCCTACCCCATGGGCCACGGCGCCCGCCGCGTGCGCTTCAGCGACCGCGAGCGCTCCGTCATGCCCATCCCCTGGGGCGACCTCTCCACCGCGTTCCACACCACCGGCATCCCCAACATCACGACGTACATGGCCTTCCCCGCGAACGGCGCCCGCGCCCTGCGGTGGACCCATCCCATCCTCCGCCGCGCCCTCAAGCTCGGCCCCGTCCGCGATGGCTTGATGAAGCTCGTCGACGCCCGCGTGAAGGGCCCCGGAGCGGACCTGCGCACGTCCGGTCGCTCGTACGTCTGGGCCCAGGCCCGCGCCCCAGACGGCCGCTTGGCCCAGGCCTGGCTGGAGGTGTGCGAGGGCTACCTCTTCACCGCCCGTTCCTCCGTCCTCGCCGTGGAGGAGCTGCTCGCCCAGCCCACCCCCGGCGCCCTCACCCCCGCGGGCGCCTTCGGCGCCGACTTCGTCCTCCGCGTCGAGGGCTCCCGCCGCTTCGACGCCTTGTGA
- a CDS encoding NAD(P)/FAD-dependent oxidoreductase, with translation MNPSEDCGCTDPATTPMPYVAPVSERHRVLILGGGTAGICVAARLARLGQKGVAILEPSERHYYQPLWTLVGAGEARIEDTVRAEASLIPRGVKWLKDAAEEVDPVRQEVRTRGGLRVGYDFLVVAPGIQLDWDQVRGLRDALETEHVSSNYDVRLAPKTWRMLRAFQGGTALFTHPTTPVKCAGAPQKIMYLAADHFRRTGILERSRVVFGSGAKAIFGVQPFARVLEDVVKRYGIQTHFGHDLVAVDGARREATFETMREGQKTRVTLGYDLLHVTPPQSAPDFIRNSPLTSREGACSGWVRADKYTLQHPGFPNVFALGDASDLPTSRTGAAIRKQAPVLVQNLRDVMAGRAPTARYDGYASCPLTTGYGKLLLAEFDYDGKPTPSFPLIDTTQERRDMWWMKKYGLPQLYWKGMLRGRA, from the coding sequence ATGAACCCGAGCGAGGACTGCGGCTGCACGGACCCGGCGACGACGCCCATGCCCTACGTGGCGCCCGTGAGCGAGCGCCACCGGGTGCTCATCCTCGGCGGAGGCACGGCGGGCATCTGCGTGGCGGCGAGGCTCGCGAGGCTGGGGCAGAAGGGCGTGGCGATCCTGGAGCCCTCGGAGCGCCACTACTACCAGCCGCTCTGGACGTTGGTGGGCGCGGGCGAGGCGCGCATCGAGGACACCGTGCGCGCCGAGGCCAGCCTCATCCCCCGAGGCGTGAAGTGGCTGAAGGACGCCGCGGAGGAGGTGGACCCCGTGCGGCAGGAGGTGCGCACCCGGGGCGGGCTGCGCGTGGGCTACGACTTCCTGGTGGTGGCGCCCGGCATCCAGCTGGACTGGGACCAGGTGCGGGGTCTGCGTGACGCGCTGGAGACGGAGCACGTCAGCAGCAACTACGACGTGAGGCTCGCGCCCAAGACGTGGCGGATGCTGCGGGCGTTCCAGGGAGGCACCGCGCTCTTCACGCATCCGACCACGCCGGTGAAGTGCGCGGGGGCGCCGCAGAAAATCATGTACCTGGCCGCCGACCACTTCCGCCGCACGGGCATCCTGGAGCGCTCGCGGGTGGTGTTCGGCTCGGGAGCGAAGGCCATCTTCGGGGTGCAGCCCTTCGCGCGGGTGCTGGAGGACGTGGTGAAGCGCTACGGCATCCAGACGCACTTCGGACACGACCTGGTCGCGGTGGATGGAGCGCGGCGCGAGGCGACGTTCGAGACGATGCGCGAGGGGCAGAAGACGCGCGTCACGCTGGGCTACGACCTGCTGCATGTCACGCCGCCGCAGAGCGCGCCGGACTTCATCCGGAACAGTCCGCTCACCTCGCGCGAGGGAGCGTGCAGCGGCTGGGTGCGCGCGGACAAGTACACGCTCCAGCATCCGGGGTTCCCGAATGTCTTCGCGCTCGGGGACGCGTCGGACCTGCCCACGAGTCGCACGGGGGCGGCCATCCGCAAGCAGGCGCCGGTGCTCGTGCAGAACCTGCGCGACGTCATGGCGGGCCGAGCGCCCACCGCGAGGTACGACGGGTACGCCTCGTGTCCGTTGACCACGGGGTACGGGAAGCTGCTGCTCGCGGAGTTCGACTACGACGGCAAGCCCACGCCCAGCTTCCCGCTCATCGACACGACGCAGGAGCGACGGGACATGTGGTGGATGAAGAAGTACGGCCTGCCCCAGCTCTACTGGAAGGGAATGCTGCGCGGGCGGGCGTAG